The genomic stretch TGTAGCAAGGGGGAGCCGACGTTCGGGGGATGTTGAACTCCGCGCCCGCCTCACGGGCTGAGCGTTTCTCGCGTGTTCAATGCCTCACTCCCCGCTGCTTGCATCCTCTGGGCCGGGGGTTCAGTTACAAGACCCCGCTGGCCATCACGCAGTGGACAGCCGGCACCACCTTCTGGTTCCTCCGGCTGAACATTTTCTTCAGTTCCCCTCGGAAGCTGTCGTGGAGCCAGGCGTAGATGAAGGCGTTGTAGCAGGCGGAGCTCATCGCCAGCCAGTGGCACAGCAGCTGGATCAGGTTGAAGTACTGCTTGTCGATCAGGTGGATGTCCATGTCTTTGATCACGTTGAAGAGGTTGAGGGGGAGCCAGCAGACGCCGAAAACGACCACCACCAGCACCAGGAGGCGGAAGGTCTTCCTGCGCCGGGTCCGGTCCCACTCGCTTTGGCTCTGGGTGGGGTGGCCGGGCACCACGCGATTCTTCAGCTTGACCGAGATGCGCAGGTAAGACAGGGAGATGAGGGCGAAGGGCAGCAGGTAGGTGACGGCCAGGGTGCTGTACGCGTAGAGCTGGCGTCGCCTCTTCATGCCCAGCCAGAATTCCTCGCAGATGGTCAGCCTCTGGTGGGGGAACTCCACGTAGTAGGTGTGGACCAAAGCCGGGGCAGCCAGCAGGCAGGCGAGAAGCCAGATGACCGCCAGCAGGTAGGCGCAGCTGGGAATGGTGAGCCGCCTCTTGAGTGGGTGCACGGTGGCGCGGTACCTGTCCACCGCGATGACGGTCAGGGTGAAGACCGACACGCACACggtgaccggctgcatcaggAAGACAAAGTAGCAGAGGAAGCGGCCGTAGATCCAACCCCGCGGCTCGAAGGCGTAGGCCAAGGTGAACGGCACGCAGGTGGCGCACATCAGCATGTCGGAGAAGGCCAGGTTGCCCAGCAGAAAGTTGGTGATGTTGTGCATCCTCTTCGTCTTGCAGATCACGTAGATGAGCAGGTAGTTGCCGAAGATGCCGACGCACACCACCAGCCCGTAGCACGGGATGATGACCGGCTTGAAGGCCTGCAGGAGCTGGATGCCCTGGAACTGCGCCGACAGGTTGCCCAGTTCGTCCAGCAGCCTCTGCCGGGCCGTCAGGTTCTCCGCGCTGTCCGAGCCCGGTGTCTGCTCCTCCATGCCCTCGCCTCCGCCAGTCCAAGCGCGCACGTCGGAACCCCCCTGTCACGGGGCGAGAAAACACATCAAAAGGTGTCCTCTGtcccaaatgcccccccccccccccgtttgcaC from Narcine bancroftii isolate sNarBan1 chromosome 10, sNarBan1.hap1, whole genome shotgun sequence encodes the following:
- the LOC138743902 gene encoding prolactin-releasing peptide receptor-like, producing MEEQTPGSDSAENLTARQRLLDELGNLSAQFQGIQLLQAFKPVIIPCYGLVVCVGIFGNYLLIYVICKTKRMHNITNFLLGNLAFSDMLMCATCVPFTLAYAFEPRGWIYGRFLCYFVFLMQPVTVCVSVFTLTVIAVDRYRATVHPLKRRLTIPSCAYLLAVIWLLACLLAAPALVHTYYVEFPHQRLTICEEFWLGMKRRRQLYAYSTLAVTYLLPFALISLSYLRISVKLKNRVVPGHPTQSQSEWDRTRRRKTFRLLVLVVVVFGVCWLPLNLFNVIKDMDIHLIDKQYFNLIQLLCHWLAMSSACYNAFIYAWLHDSFRGELKKMFSRRNQKVVPAVHCVMASGVL